In a single window of the Prevotella melaninogenica genome:
- a CDS encoding L-serine ammonia-lyase, producing the protein MESLREIFRIGKGPSSSHTMGPQRAAIIFAERHPEAARFEVTLYGSLAATGEGHMTDKAIIDVLKQLAPVEIIREPEVFLPYHPNGILFRAYNSSQDLLDEWTVYSVGGGALSEGKGKDDYFHKESVYDMHTLREIQTWCEHHGRGYWEYVKQCEGEELWDYLREVWKTMQAAVERGLDSEGALPGPLNLARKAPNYFIKARGYKPSLQSRGMVYSYALAVSEENASGGTIVTAPTCGACGVVPAVLYHLSKGHEFSETKILHALATAGLFGNIVKHNASISGAEVGCQGEVGVACAMASAASCQLFGGSPSQIEYAAEMGLEHHLGMTCDPVCGLVQIPCIERNAFAACRALDAQLYASFSDGSHRVSFDHVVEVMKQTGHDIPSLYKETSAGGLAKHYPM; encoded by the coding sequence ATGGAATCATTAAGAGAGATATTTAGAATCGGTAAAGGTCCATCGAGTAGTCATACGATGGGACCACAGCGTGCCGCCATTATCTTTGCTGAGCGTCATCCAGAAGCAGCAAGATTTGAGGTTACACTCTATGGTAGTCTGGCAGCCACAGGTGAGGGGCACATGACAGACAAGGCTATTATTGACGTGTTGAAGCAATTAGCACCAGTAGAGATAATACGGGAACCAGAGGTGTTTTTACCTTATCACCCTAATGGTATATTGTTCCGTGCCTATAACAGCAGCCAGGATTTATTAGACGAATGGACTGTTTATAGCGTTGGCGGTGGTGCTCTTTCAGAGGGAAAGGGTAAAGATGACTATTTTCATAAGGAATCTGTTTATGATATGCATACCCTCAGAGAAATACAGACGTGGTGTGAGCATCATGGACGTGGCTACTGGGAGTATGTAAAGCAGTGTGAAGGAGAAGAGTTATGGGACTATCTTCGTGAGGTGTGGAAGACAATGCAGGCTGCCGTGGAGCGTGGTCTCGACAGCGAAGGAGCCTTGCCTGGTCCATTAAATCTTGCGCGCAAAGCACCTAACTATTTTATAAAAGCACGTGGATATAAGCCTTCTTTGCAAAGTCGTGGAATGGTTTATTCATACGCCTTGGCAGTTAGTGAGGAGAATGCATCTGGTGGAACAATAGTAACAGCACCAACTTGTGGTGCTTGTGGTGTTGTTCCTGCAGTTCTATATCATCTCTCAAAAGGACATGAGTTTTCAGAAACTAAAATATTACATGCACTTGCAACAGCAGGACTTTTTGGTAATATAGTAAAACATAATGCTTCTATCTCTGGTGCAGAAGTTGGTTGTCAGGGGGAGGTTGGTGTTGCATGTGCAATGGCTTCAGCAGCTTCTTGTCAGTTGTTTGGTGGTAGTCCTTCTCAGATTGAATATGCTGCTGAGATGGGCTTAGAGCATCACTTAGGCATGACATGCGATCCAGTATGCGGCTTGGTACAGATTCCTTGTATTGAGCGTAATGCTTTTGCTGCTTGTCGTGCACTGGACGCACAGCTTTATGCATCATTTAGCGATGGTAGCCATCGTGTATCATTCGACCACGTTGTTGAGGTAATGAAACAGACAGGACATGATATTCCATCACTCTATAAGGAAACAAGTGCTGGTGGATTAGCAAAGCACTACCCAATGTAA
- a CDS encoding XAC2610-related protein — MKRTFLLCFILLGWLHSAFGQATFNIDGFSEQYYGKVYFSDTTQTASAGWVEVYDRATKKKLIHVDANELSFDLHDGEIMANIAEIPYGEYSVLLYEDYNFDGIKDFAIMDGFNSCYGGPSFKIFLASDKEFIYNDAFTDLAQNYCGMFVVDNKNRLISTMEKSGCCLHYYSDFIVENNNPKLIRTRTDDCLKAPICTTTIEEWKGEKMTKTVTSTIDLDSEIISDYFKFHVDKENKDIILCNFYDDRLCYVILDAKQNVEFYYPFEELRQTSDFIFYRKNGKLTFKNKDASYTIYDKSGNMGIDITYKGKTHQWKGNPESRRGSLTKLMEVKYDNVVYQ; from the coding sequence ATGAAAAGAACTTTCCTACTTTGTTTTATATTATTGGGCTGGTTGCATTCAGCCTTCGGACAGGCTACATTCAACATTGATGGCTTTTCCGAACAATACTATGGTAAGGTTTACTTCTCTGATACAACACAGACTGCTTCTGCAGGTTGGGTTGAAGTTTATGACCGTGCCACAAAAAAGAAGCTTATTCATGTTGATGCCAATGAACTATCATTTGACCTTCATGATGGAGAAATTATGGCAAACATAGCCGAGATTCCTTATGGAGAATATAGTGTTTTGCTCTATGAAGACTATAATTTTGATGGAATAAAAGACTTTGCTATTATGGATGGATTTAATAGTTGTTATGGTGGTCCATCCTTTAAAATCTTCTTAGCATCGGATAAAGAGTTTATATATAATGATGCTTTCACGGATTTAGCACAAAATTATTGTGGTATGTTTGTGGTTGACAATAAAAATAGACTTATATCTACTATGGAGAAAAGTGGATGTTGTTTGCACTATTACTCAGATTTTATAGTAGAAAACAATAATCCAAAGCTTATCCGCACACGCACTGACGACTGTCTTAAAGCCCCTATTTGCACTACAACAATAGAAGAATGGAAGGGAGAAAAGATGACAAAGACAGTTACCAGTACTATTGATTTAGACAGTGAAATTATCAGCGACTATTTCAAGTTTCATGTTGATAAGGAGAATAAGGATATTATTCTTTGTAATTTTTATGACGATAGACTGTGTTACGTTATTCTTGATGCTAAGCAGAATGTGGAGTTTTACTATCCATTTGAAGAATTACGGCAAACGTCAGACTTTATTTTCTATAGGAAAAATGGTAAGTTAACATTCAAAAATAAGGATGCAAGCTATACTATTTATGACAAGTCTGGTAATATGGGTATTGATATTACCTACAAAGGTAAAACTCATCAGTGGAAAGGTAATCCAGAAAGTCGCCGAGGAAGTTTAACAAAACTAATGGAGGTGAAATATGATAACGTCGTATATCAATAG